One Turneriella parva DSM 21527 genomic region harbors:
- the ispH gene encoding 4-hydroxy-3-methylbut-2-enyl diphosphate reductase: MKEIIVAAPRGFCAGVDRAISIVEKALEVYGAPLYVHHEIVHNKHVVAGLREKGVVFVDTIDEIPAAQTVIFSAHGVSPAVVALAKEKNLKILDATCPLVTKVHIEARRYAREGYKIVLIGHKDHIEARGTYGEAPDQMTIVETLADIDLLAFSPTEKLAYLTQTTLSVRDTRGLIERLRERFPQIEGPSSSDICYATTNRQEAVSAIAPKVKVMFVIGSRNSSNSNRLKELAESEGTRAFLIDNANDISTEQLAGADSVGLTAGASAPEVLVQQVTARLKDEFGFMTVSELRLKEEDVIFKLPKELLTAS; encoded by the coding sequence ATGAAAGAGATTATCGTCGCAGCGCCCAGGGGATTCTGCGCCGGCGTCGATCGCGCGATTTCGATCGTCGAAAAGGCACTCGAAGTTTATGGGGCGCCTCTCTATGTTCACCATGAAATCGTACACAACAAGCACGTGGTCGCGGGGCTGCGCGAAAAGGGTGTCGTCTTCGTCGATACGATCGATGAAATACCAGCCGCGCAGACCGTTATCTTCAGCGCGCATGGTGTTTCGCCTGCCGTCGTCGCCCTCGCGAAAGAAAAGAATCTCAAAATTCTCGATGCCACCTGCCCGCTGGTGACGAAGGTGCACATTGAGGCCCGGCGCTATGCGCGCGAAGGCTATAAGATTGTGCTCATCGGGCACAAAGACCATATCGAAGCGCGTGGTACCTATGGCGAGGCGCCAGACCAGATGACGATTGTCGAGACGCTTGCCGACATTGATTTATTGGCATTTTCACCCACAGAGAAGTTGGCCTACCTGACACAGACGACACTTTCTGTGCGCGACACGCGTGGGCTGATCGAGCGCCTGCGCGAACGTTTTCCGCAGATCGAAGGCCCGAGCTCGAGCGACATCTGCTATGCGACGACGAACCGGCAAGAGGCCGTTTCGGCGATTGCGCCGAAGGTAAAAGTAATGTTCGTGATCGGTTCGCGCAATTCGAGCAATTCGAATCGCCTCAAAGAACTCGCCGAATCAGAGGGCACCCGGGCATTTCTTATCGATAACGCGAATGATATTTCAACGGAGCAATTGGCGGGGGCAGATTCAGTGGGCCTCACTGCCGGCGCGTCGGCGCCCGAAGTTCTGGTGCAGCAGGTGACGGCAAGGCTCAAAGATGAATTCGGCTTCATGACTGTCAGTGAGCTGCGCCTGAAAGAAGAAGACGTGATTTTCAAGCTCCCCAAAGAATTGCTCACCGCTTCGTAA